The Triticum dicoccoides isolate Atlit2015 ecotype Zavitan chromosome 6A, WEW_v2.0, whole genome shotgun sequence genome has a window encoding:
- the LOC119317676 gene encoding PHD finger protein At3g20280-like, which yields MGDAAAASPRAAPAKRRRADDGAGMRRVAEIVMVLAAAGEMRGGRDPTAAERALAAEARERLAAAVAGGATRPKDLFPGEAVRAVVEDLGLNRAKDPAAMGFRPPKASIADRLSLTKRKMEEVKESPVQPTAITPQTTVSSGTAEFQPHGTPMFAVGSHRTPPGAAALPTTAPVTSTSVMALKQHGSSPVKPVTNHSVVALSQTGQPHVKSERGVNGPLNLTRASVGHLNKPFHDTSARSNSNAAASNNQVVKNQDTKVAAIQAVTVNPVMGHQATPGTASSVTPKPIFANHNAIAKSVQNVLQQPANHPSWTPPSTEYMQARLDCQVCKVAIMDANSLLVCDACERGAHLKCLQHYGNKGVPIADWHCPTCAAQSKGKPLPPKYGKVTRTVVTSQSGPPVGGTQFSVQRVGGNTVAKGNHQALATNGNIIKPNSMKTGNTVKNSPVLALNAATDLSQSQTVSISGPAKGNANNAETSSNDMEWNEQSCSSTGCEFTAGSELSLHSVDSPNDTVHGQQSTVTSRANCPDNSSAIAADTKIKSEAQSEAPGGAMKMVDKNVTPVDQASNIGSEHNKGTRATSEPELDTENDVDITNKEKPIDQGSAVVAEEKAHTEATSEPHTIKDVEMTTSTGIPIGQSSNIAMEEKIAGEDNAGTQATSEPQLIKDVEMTSVMDEKSNVGIGEKPQSEATSAVKDVEMTIVAGIEADHTQLADGSTENGAGEPHHEEACIDKSDFSELSGHHNNHQLIPNGVLPATDEALCRQETEEGDLVGCSAALREDN from the exons ATGGGGGACGCCGCGGCGGCGTCGCCCCGCGCGGCGCCGGCGAAGCGGCGGCGCGCGGACGACGGCGCGGGGATGCGGCGGGTGGCGGAGATCGTCATGGTGCTGGCCGCCGCCGGGGAGATGCGGGGCGGGAGGGACCccacggcggcggagcgggcgctCGCGGCCGAGGCGCGCGAGAGGCTGGCCGCCGCAGTCGCCGGGGGCGCGACCCGGCCCAAGGATCTGTTCCCGGGGGAGGCGGTGCGCGCCGTCGTCGAGGATCTCGGCCTCAACAGGGCCAAGGACCCCGCCGCCATGGGGTTCCGCCCGCCCAAGGCCTCCATCGCCGACAGGCTCTCGCTTACTAAGCGCAAG ATGGAAGAAGTCAAGGAATCTCCAGTTCAACCAACAGCAATCACACCTCAAACGACTGTCTCGAGTGGAACAGCTGAATTCCAGCCGCATGGGACTCCCATGTTTGCTGTTGGATCTCATAGGACCCCACCAGGTGCTGCAGCCTTGCCTACTACTGCCCCAGTAACTTCTACCTCTGTAATGGCCTTGAAACAGCATGGATCATCTCCTGTAAAGCCAGTTACCAACCATTCAGTTGTTGCACTATCCCAAACTGGTCAACCACATGTTAAGTCGGAAAGAGGTGTTAATGGTCCTTTGAATCTAACACGAG CGTCTGTTGGCCACTTGAACAAACCGTTTCACGATACATCTGCTAGGTCCAATTCAAATGCTGCTGCAAGTAACAATCAGGTCGTGAAAAATCAGGACACAAAGGTAGCGGCAATTCAAGCTGTGACCGTAAACCCTGTTATGGGGCATCAGGCTACACCAGGGACAGCGTCTTCTGTTACTCCAAAACCTATTTTTGCCAACCACAATGCAATAGCGAAAAGTGTTCAAAATGTTCTGCAACAACCTGCTAATCATCCTAGCTGGACTCCACCATCAACTGAGTATATGCAAGCTCGTTTGGACTGCCAAgtatgcaaagttgctatcatggatGCAAACAGTTTGCTTGTTtgtgatgcttgtgagaggggagcACACTTGAAGTGCCTTCAGCATTATGGTAACAAAGGTGTTCCTATAGCTGACTGGCATTGTCCAACATGTGCAGCACAGAGCAAGGGTAAACCCCTTCCACCAAAATATGGCAAGGTTACAAGAACTGTTGTAACATCACAGTCTGGTCCACCTGTTGGTGGAACACAGTTTTCTGTTCAGCGAGTGGGGGGAAATACGGTTGCAAAGGGAAATCACCAAGCGCTTGCTACAAATGGAAACATTATCAAGCCAAACTCCATGAAAACTGGTAACACTGTAAAAAACAGTCCTGTATTGGCTCTGAATGCTGCTACTGATCTCTCGCAATCACAAACAGTTTCCATCTCCGGGCCTGCAAAAGGAAATGCTAATAATGCTGAAACCTCCTCTAATGATATGGAATGGAATGAGCAATCATGCAGCAGTACAGGATGCGAATTCACTGCTGGTAGTGAATTATCTTTGCACTCTGTGGATTCACCCAATGATACCGTTCACGGGCAGCAATCTACAGTCACTTCTAGGGCAAATTGTCCAGATAATTCTTCTGCTATTGCTGCTGATACGAAGATCAAGTCTGAAGCACAGTCTGAAGCCCCGGGCGGAGCCATGAAAATGGTTGATAAAAATGTGACACCTGTGGATCAAGCAAGCAATATTGGCAGTGAACATAATAAGGGGACTCGAGCAACCTCTGAGCCAGAGCTAGATACAGAGAACGATGTGGACAttactaacaaagaaaaaccaatagATCAAGGTAGCGCTGTTGTTGCGGAGGAGAAAGCCCACACTGAAGCAACCTCTGAACCACATACAATCAAAGATGTAGAGATGACTACCAGCACTGGAATCCCCATAGGTCAAAGCAGCAACATTGCTATGGAAGAAAAAATCGCTGGTGAAGATAATGCTGGAACTCAGGCAACCTCTGAGCCACAATTGATCAAAGATGTGGAAATGACATCAGTAATGGATGAAAAAAGCAACGTTGGTATTGGAGAAAAGCCCCAATCTGAAGCGACATCTGCAGTCAAAGATGTGGAGATGACCATTGTTGCTGGAATAGAAGCAGATCACACACAACTAGCAGATGGATCAACTGAAAATGGAGCAGGAGAACCTCACCATGAAGAGGCATGCATAGATAAGTCTGACTTCAGCGAATTGTCAGGTCATCATAACAACCATCAATTAATTCCAAATGGGGTGCTACCCGCTACAGATGAAGCTTTATGCAGACAGGAGACTGAGGAGGGTGACCTTGTGGGTTGCAGTGCGGCCCTAAGAGAAGACAACTAG